Proteins from a single region of Oreochromis niloticus isolate F11D_XX linkage group LG7, O_niloticus_UMD_NMBU, whole genome shotgun sequence:
- the LOC100691779 gene encoding C-C motif chemokine 3: MKATVGLLLLLLTVYYCAAAPQQLLLMSPGQCCSRFFTGRIPQKKIVSVIMTHSACLEKAFLIGTASGKHICVSQSVTWAQEAFASMTDLQNDDE, encoded by the exons ATGAAGGCCACAGTGGgactgctgcttctgctgctcaCGGTTTATTACTGCGCTGCTGCAC ctcAACAATTGCTTCTAATGTCTCCTGGACAATGCTGTTCCAGATTCTTTACTGGAAGGATACCACAGAAGAAAATAGTCTCTGTCATCATGACTCACAGCGCCTGTCTGGAAAAAGCATTTCT GATCGGTACAGCCTCCGGGAAGCACATCTGTGTGAGCCAGAGTGTCACCTGGGCTCAAGAAGCTTTTGCATCAATGACCGATCTGCAGAACGATGATGAATAA
- the LOC109194301 gene encoding C-C motif chemokine 4-like — translation MKTTVGLLLLLLTVYYCAAAPQGLREISPGQCCFKFFTGRIPPKKIVSVIKTHSACLEKAFVIGTAAGKHICVSQSVTWAQEAFKQQQIGDE, via the exons ATGAAGACCACAGTGGgactgctgcttctgctgctcaCGGTTTATTACTGCGCTGCTGCAC ctcaAGGGTTGCGTGAAATATCTCCTGGACAATGCTGTTTCAAATTCTTTACTGGAAGGATACCACCGAAGAAAATAGTCTCTGTCATCAAGACTCACAGCGCCTGTCTGGAAAAAGCATTTGT GATCGGTACAGCCGCCGGGAAGCACATCTGTGTGAGCCAGAGTGTCACCTGGGCTCAAGAAGCTTTTAAGCAACAGCAGATCGGTGATGAATGA
- the LOC100691242 gene encoding C-C motif chemokine 17, producing the protein MKAIVGLLLLLLTVYCGAAGPGALDETAPGECCFRFFTGRIPVNNIVSVTKTHSGCLEKAFVVHTARGKLFCVGHSVTWAQDAFNKEQNSD; encoded by the exons ATGAAGGCCATAGTGGgactgctgcttctgctgctcaCTGTTTATTGCGGTGCTGCTGGAC cTGGAGCATTGGATGAGACAGCTCCTGGAGAATGCTGTTTCCGTTTCTTTACAGGACGCATACCAGTGAACAACATAGTCTCTGTCACCAAGACTCACAGCGGCTGTCTGGAAAAAGCATTTGT GGTCCATACAGCCAGAGGGAAGCTCTTCTGCGTGGGTCACAGTGTCACCTGGGCTCAAGATGCTTTTaacaaagagcagaacagtgACTAA
- the LOC100692050 gene encoding myb-like protein X, translating into MIDFEEADFILETQKRKRKKDKKHKTNLTVKPEESIQKKRKKKNSQLKEEKQERKQKKKEKKKEKQRRRLALELDSSVVFKQCSSAQEKLFEKPEASKPQQNEKLKPDRLTQDSKKKCKRKKKVVFDVSPCYIRVKRPKFASSSTKEEQAVKGAESCSQDAVTGNSQSHDQDSQGTSDDINSQDLFITQKTFRTSLSEPSSGEVSDGALMLSPQLRTQQGECQQLKLFHEESEKWPHDSQPHQCFVQPNPEEPEEGKGYHKIHEQRKRSFLKQENRNLSEEQRVSRSVHLKIGVGHPFLEEPIIVNSSLDLGESNTCPPNQRSPSCLPHVNKSLLPARSTVSSSTQTENFFTTELSSYLSFCQKSRPAVCFDDMKPLDLSLPHRVRKDRGSCLSVMEVNHEGEGGMGPSGSSLVKENQVLLGRGETTPSPQLSESDQKSADTTTSSEDSEQPCRAGKLDLIQVRAVQMKLNESFFFKPKGEGRSPRPESPLMKLSQGRDTKRRKSR; encoded by the exons ATGATTGACTTTGAGGAGGCAGACTTCATTTTGGAAactcagaaaagaaaaagaaaaaaagacaaaaaacacaaaaccaacTTGACTGTGAAACCAGAAGAGAGCATccagaagaaaaggaaaaagaaaaactcccagctcaaagaagaaaagcaggaaaggaaacaaaagaaaaaggaaaagaagaaagaaaagcaaagaaggAGACTGGCTTTAGAGCTAGACAGCAGTGTTGTATTTAAACAGTGCAGTAGTGCCCAGGAAAAACTTTTTGAGAAGCCTGAAGCATCAAAGCcacaacaaaatgaaaagctGAAGCCTGATCGTCTGACTCAAGActccaaaaagaaatgcaaaagaaaaaaaaaagtggtgttTGATGTGTCACCCTGTTACATCCGTGTCAAACGGCCTAAATTTGCATCATCATCCACGAAAGAGGAGCAGGCTGTGAAAGGCGCTGAGAGCTGTTCACAGGACGCAGTGACGGGGAACAGCCAGAGTCACGATCAGGACTCTCAGGGCACCAGTGATGACATCAACAGCCAGGACTTGTTTATTACCCAGAAGACTTTCAGAACATCGCTCTCCGAACCCTCCAGCGGGGAAGTCAGTGACGGAGCTCTTATGCTATCTCCTCAGTTGCGAACACAGCAAGGCGAGTGCCAACAGCTTAAACTATTTCATGAAGAATCAGAAAAATGGCCACATGACTCACAGCCTCATCAGTGCTTTGTGCAGCCAAACCCAGAAGAACCTGAAGAAGGTAAAGGATATCATAAGAtacatgagcagagaaaaagatcCTTCCTGAAACAAGAAAATAGAAACTTATCTGAAGAGCAAAGAGTCTCACGTTCAGTGCATTTAAAGATCGGTGTGGGGCATCCTTTCCTGGAGGAGCCAATCATTGTAAACTCCTCCCTGGATCTTGGAGAGAGCAACACCTGCCCTCCAAATCAGCGTTCCCCTTCATGCCTGCCACATGTTAATAAGTCACTGCTTCCTGCCAGGTCCACAGTGAGCTCttccacacagacagaaaacttCTTCACCACTGAGCTCTCCTCCTACCTCAGCTTCTGCCAGAAAAGTAGACCAGCTGTTTGTTTCGATGACATGAAACCTTTAGACCTGAGCCTTCCACACAGGGTGAGAAAAGACCGCGGGAGCTGTTTGTCAGTAATGGAGGTCAACCATGAAGGAGAAGGAGGCATGGGTCCATCTGGGTCTTCACTTGTGAAAGAAAATCAGGTGCTTTTGGGTCGAGGAGAAACAACTCCCAGTCCGCAGTTGTCAGAATCTGATCAAAAGTCTGCTGATACAACGACGTCCAGCGAGGACAGCGAGCAGCCGTGCCGCGCTGGCAAGCTGGACCTGATTCAG GTCAGAGCAGTCCAGATGAAACTCAACGAATCCTTCTTTTTCAAGCCCAAAGGAGAGGGACGGTCGCCCAGGCCAGAGTCACCGCTGATGAAACTCTCTCAGGGCAGAGACACTAAAAGGAGGAAGAGCCGCTGA